A genomic region of Vitreimonas flagellata contains the following coding sequences:
- the rpsH gene encoding 30S ribosomal protein S8 yields the protein MNLNDPVGDLITRIRNAQMRGRSKLVSPASTLRVRVLNVLKDEGYIRDFREVENDGHKELEIELKYFEGAPAIHEIQRVSKPGRRVYSSIKDLRLVRNGLGISILSTPKGVMSDNAARDANVGGEILCEVY from the coding sequence ATGAATCTGAACGATCCCGTCGGCGATCTCATCACCCGTATCCGCAACGCGCAGATGCGTGGCCGCTCCAAGCTGGTGTCGCCTGCGTCGACGCTACGCGTCCGCGTGCTCAACGTGCTGAAGGACGAAGGCTACATTCGCGATTTCCGTGAAGTCGAAAACGACGGTCACAAGGAACTCGAGATCGAGCTGAAGTATTTCGAAGGCGCGCCGGCGATCCATGAGATCCAGCGCGTGTCGAAGCCCGGCCGCCGTGTCTATTCCTCGATCAAGGACCTGCGCCTGGTGCGTAACGGTCTTGGCATTTCGATACTCTCCACGCCGAAGGGCGTGATGAGCGACAACGCTGCGCGCGACGCAAATGTCGGCGGCGAAATCCTCTGCGAGGTTTACTGA
- the rpsN gene encoding 30S ribosomal protein S14, with protein MAKTSSIERNKKRERLAKKYAARRAKLRAAALNEDLPLEERFDARLKLAQLPRNSAPTRVRNRCELTGRPRAFYRKLKLSRIALRELASSGQIPGMVKSSW; from the coding sequence ATGGCGAAGACAAGCTCTATCGAACGCAACAAGAAGCGGGAACGTCTGGCGAAAAAGTACGCCGCGCGCCGCGCCAAGCTGCGTGCGGCCGCGCTAAACGAGGATCTTCCTTTGGAAGAACGCTTCGACGCGCGCCTGAAGCTGGCGCAGCTGCCGCGCAATTCCGCGCCGACGCGCGTGCGCAATCGTTGCGAACTGACGGGCCGTCCGCGTGCGTTCTATCGCAAGCTGAAACTGTCGCGTATCGCGCTCCGTGAACTGGCCTCGAGCGGCCAGATCCCGGGCATGGTCAAGTCGAGCTGGTAA
- the rplE gene encoding 50S ribosomal protein L5, translated as MSEAYEPRLKTRYKNEIKKSLREQFNYTNEMQIPRLDKIVINMGVGEATADSKKLTSAIAALTAISGQKPVATKARKSIAAFKLREGMSVGAKVTLRKDRMYEFLDRLVTIALPRVKDFRGLNGRSFDGRGNYAMGVKEHIVFPEINYDQIDQIWGMDIIVCTTARTDDEAKALLKEFDFPFRN; from the coding sequence ATGTCTGAGGCTTACGAGCCGCGGCTGAAGACTCGTTACAAGAACGAGATCAAGAAGAGCCTGCGCGAACAGTTCAATTACACGAACGAGATGCAGATCCCGCGTCTCGACAAGATCGTGATCAATATGGGCGTGGGCGAAGCCACGGCCGACTCCAAGAAGCTCACTTCCGCCATCGCGGCGCTGACGGCGATCTCGGGTCAGAAGCCGGTGGCGACGAAGGCGCGCAAGTCGATCGCGGCGTTCAAGCTGCGTGAAGGCATGAGCGTCGGTGCGAAGGTCACGCTTCGTAAGGACCGCATGTACGAATTCCTCGACCGCCTGGTGACGATCGCGTTGCCGCGCGTGAAGGACTTCCGTGGTCTGAACGGCAGAAGCTTCGACGGTCGCGGCAATTACGCCATGGGCGTCAAGGAACACATCGTGTTCCCGGAAATCAACTACGACCAGATCGATCAAATCTGGGGCATGGACATCATCGTCTGCACCACCGCGCGCACCGACGATGAGGCCAAGGCCCTTCTGAAAGAATTCGATTTCCCGTTCCGGAACTGA
- the rplX gene encoding 50S ribosomal protein L24 → MAARIKKDDTVVVLAGKDKGRTGKVLKVLTEEQRVLVEGVNMAKRHTAPNVAHPQGGVIAKEAPLHISNVALRDPQTGKATRVGFKFVGEGAQRRKVRVAKGSGVQIDV, encoded by the coding sequence ATGGCCGCTCGTATTAAGAAGGACGACACCGTCGTCGTGCTCGCCGGCAAGGACAAGGGCCGCACCGGCAAGGTGCTGAAGGTTCTCACCGAAGAGCAGCGCGTGCTGGTCGAAGGCGTGAACATGGCCAAGCGCCACACCGCGCCGAACGTCGCGCATCCGCAAGGCGGCGTGATCGCTAAGGAAGCGCCGCTTCACATTTCAAACGTCGCGCTGCGTGATCCGCAGACGGGCAAGGCGACGCGCGTTGGGTTCAAGTTCGTGGGCGAGGGCGCTCAGCGCCGCAAGGTCCGCGTCGCGAAGGGTTCTGGAGTGCAGATCGATGTCTGA
- the rplN gene encoding 50S ribosomal protein L14 produces the protein MIQMQTNLDVADNSGAKRVMCIKVLGGSKRRYATVGDIIVVSIKEAMPRGRVKKGDVRKAIVVRVSKDIKRKDGSTIRFDSNAAVLINNQGEPIGTRIFGPVPRELRAKNQMKIISLAPEVL, from the coding sequence ATGATCCAGATGCAAACCAATCTGGACGTCGCCGACAACAGCGGCGCCAAGCGCGTGATGTGCATCAAGGTGCTGGGCGGCTCGAAGCGCCGCTACGCCACCGTGGGCGACATCATCGTCGTTTCCATCAAAGAAGCGATGCCGCGCGGCCGGGTGAAGAAGGGCGATGTCCGCAAGGCGATCGTCGTGCGCGTGTCGAAGGACATCAAGCGCAAGGACGGCTCGACCATCCGCTTCGACTCGAATGCTGCGGTTCTGATCAACAACCAAGGCGAGCCGATTGGCACGCGTATCTTCGGACCGGTGCCGCGCGAACTGCGCGCGAAGAACCAGATGAAGATCATCTCGCTCGCGCCGGAGGTCCTCTAA
- the rpsQ gene encoding 30S ribosomal protein S17, producing the protein MPRRVMQGTIVSDKGDKTVVVQVERTYLHPLLKKTVRRSAKFHAHDEANAFKAGEVVTIQECPPKSKLKRWEVVGRVGA; encoded by the coding sequence ATGCCACGTCGCGTGATGCAGGGAACGATTGTGAGCGACAAGGGCGACAAGACTGTCGTCGTGCAGGTGGAACGCACCTATCTGCACCCGCTCCTCAAGAAGACGGTTCGTCGTTCGGCGAAGTTCCACGCCCATGATGAAGCCAATGCCTTCAAGGCTGGCGAAGTCGTCACCATTCAAGAATGCCCGCCCAAGTCCAAGCTGAAACGCTGGGAAGTGGTCGGACGCGTCGGAGCGTAA
- the rpmC gene encoding 50S ribosomal protein L29, which translates to MAEADIKTVRDMDSARLKEELGKLKKEQFNLRFQQATGQLEKSSRIREVRRAVARVKTALREKSPKAKV; encoded by the coding sequence ATGGCTGAAGCTGACATCAAGACCGTCCGGGATATGGACTCCGCTCGTTTGAAAGAAGAGCTGGGCAAGCTGAAGAAGGAGCAGTTCAATCTGCGCTTCCAGCAAGCCACCGGTCAGCTCGAGAAATCCTCGCGTATCCGCGAAGTCCGCCGCGCGGTTGCACGCGTGAAGACCGCGCTCCGCGAAAAGTCACCGAAAGCGAAAGTTTAA
- the rplP gene encoding 50S ribosomal protein L16, translated as MMQPKKTKFRRAFKGRIKGNTKGGAALNFGQFGLKALEPNRVNAREIEAARRAITREMKRQGRVWIRIFPDVPVSKKPIEVRMGKGKGSPEFWAARVAPGRIMFEIDGVPEAVARESLRLGAAKLSVKTKIIARVEGL; from the coding sequence ATGATGCAGCCTAAGAAAACCAAGTTCCGCCGCGCCTTCAAAGGCCGGATCAAAGGGAACACCAAGGGCGGCGCCGCTCTGAACTTCGGCCAATTCGGCCTGAAGGCGCTTGAGCCGAACCGCGTCAATGCGCGCGAGATCGAAGCGGCCCGCCGCGCGATCACGCGTGAAATGAAGCGCCAAGGCCGCGTGTGGATTCGTATCTTCCCGGACGTTCCGGTCTCCAAGAAGCCGATCGAAGTCCGCATGGGTAAAGGTAAGGGTTCGCCGGAATTCTGGGCCGCGCGTGTCGCGCCTGGCCGGATCATGTTCGAGATCGACGGCGTGCCGGAAGCGGTCGCCCGTGAATCGCTGCGCCTCGGCGCTGCGAAGCTTTCGGTCAAGACCAAGATCATCGCGCGCGTGGAGGGTCTCTAA
- the rpsC gene encoding 30S ribosomal protein S3 has product MGQKVNPIGLRLGVNRTWDSRWYANTKDYARLLHEDLKIRQFVREKLKAAGISKIIIERPLKKCRVTVHTAKPGVVIGKKGADIEKLRKELSKMAPGAEVHLNLVEVRKPETDANLVAEGVAQQLERRVAFRRAMKRAMQSAMRLGAQGIRINVSGRLGGAEIARMEWYREGRVPLHTLRADVDYGFTEADTAYGKIGVKVWIFKGEILEHDPMAQDKRALETGESRERRDRDDRGPRGAREDRPGADRPRRGRRPPRGGEEAGSDSEG; this is encoded by the coding sequence ATGGGTCAGAAAGTCAATCCGATCGGTCTGCGCCTCGGCGTCAACCGCACGTGGGATTCGCGTTGGTACGCCAACACGAAGGATTACGCGCGCCTGCTGCACGAAGACCTCAAGATCCGTCAGTTCGTGCGCGAAAAGTTGAAGGCGGCCGGCATCTCGAAGATCATCATCGAGCGCCCGCTGAAGAAGTGCCGCGTCACCGTCCACACCGCCAAACCGGGCGTCGTGATCGGCAAGAAGGGCGCGGACATCGAAAAGCTCCGCAAGGAGCTCTCGAAGATGGCGCCGGGCGCTGAGGTTCACCTGAACCTCGTCGAAGTCCGCAAGCCGGAAACGGATGCGAACCTCGTCGCTGAAGGCGTTGCTCAACAGCTTGAGCGCCGCGTTGCGTTCCGTCGCGCCATGAAGCGCGCGATGCAATCGGCCATGCGCTTGGGTGCGCAAGGCATTCGCATCAACGTCTCGGGACGTCTGGGCGGCGCGGAAATCGCGCGCATGGAATGGTACCGCGAAGGCCGCGTGCCGCTGCACACGCTGCGCGCCGATGTCGATTACGGCTTCACCGAAGCTGACACGGCCTACGGTAAGATCGGCGTGAAGGTCTGGATCTTCAAAGGTGAGATCCTCGAGCACGACCCGATGGCGCAAGACAAGCGCGCGCTGGAAACCGGCGAGAGCCGTGAGCGTCGCGATCGTGATGACCGCGGCCCGCGTGGTGCGCGTGAAGATCGTCCGGGCGCTGACCGCCCGCGTCGCGGCCGTCGTCCGCCGCGCGGCGGCGAAGAAGCCGGCTCGGATTCGGAAGGCTAA
- the rplV gene encoding 50S ribosomal protein L22 produces MSKPKAPPKQASNESRAVLRTLRISPQKLNLVAQSIRGLSAEKAVNELRFSQKRISKDVLKCLKSAIDNAENNHGLDVDGLVVAQAHVGKNITMKRMHARARGRGVRIEKHFSQLTIVLRDTTKQPETAEAA; encoded by the coding sequence ATGAGCAAGCCCAAGGCTCCTCCGAAGCAGGCCTCGAACGAGTCGCGCGCAGTTCTGCGCACGCTTCGTATCAGCCCGCAAAAGCTCAATCTGGTCGCCCAGTCGATCCGTGGTCTGAGCGCTGAGAAGGCGGTGAACGAACTCCGCTTCTCGCAAAAGCGCATCTCCAAGGACGTGCTGAAGTGCCTGAAGTCGGCGATCGACAACGCTGAAAACAATCACGGCCTCGACGTCGACGGCCTCGTTGTTGCGCAAGCGCATGTCGGCAAGAACATCACGATGAAGCGCATGCACGCCCGCGCTCGCGGTCGCGGCGTTCGCATCGAGAAGCACTTCTCCCAACTCACCATCGTGCTCCGTGACACCACGAAGCAGCCCGAAACTGCTGAGGCCGCATAA
- the rpsS gene encoding 30S ribosomal protein S19, which translates to MPRSVWKGPFVDGYLLQKAEKAAGSARRETIKTWSRRSTIMPQFVGLTFQVHNGKQFTPVLVSEDMVGHKLGEFAPTRNYFGHGADKKAKRK; encoded by the coding sequence ATGCCGCGTTCTGTTTGGAAAGGCCCGTTCGTCGACGGTTATCTGCTGCAAAAGGCCGAGAAGGCCGCTGGCAGTGCTCGTCGCGAGACCATCAAGACCTGGTCGCGCCGCTCCACCATCATGCCGCAATTCGTCGGCCTCACCTTCCAAGTTCACAACGGCAAGCAATTCACGCCGGTGCTCGTGAGCGAAGACATGGTCGGCCACAAGCTCGGCGAATTCGCGCCGACGCGGAACTATTTCGGCCACGGCGCCGATAAGAAGGCCAAGAGGAAGTAA
- the rplB gene encoding 50S ribosomal protein L2: protein MALKTFNPTSPGRRQLVIVDRSELHKGKPVKALTEGLTKSGGRNNVGRVTAFRHGGGHKRTYRMIDFKRRKWGVEATVERLEYDPNRTAFIALIKYADGELAYIIAPQRLKVGDTVVAGEKVDVKPGNAMPLKAIPVGTIIHNIELKPLKGAQMARSAGTYAQVVGRDAGYAQIRMASGEVRMVQDICMATIGAVSNPDNMNEVWGKAGRSKWLGRKPSVRGVAMNPVDHPHGGGEGKTSGGRHPVTPWGKKTRGPKTRKTKPSDRLIVRRRHSKKVS from the coding sequence ATGGCGCTCAAGACATTCAACCCGACCTCGCCGGGTCGCCGCCAGCTTGTGATCGTTGATCGCAGCGAGCTGCACAAAGGCAAGCCGGTTAAGGCGCTGACTGAAGGTCTGACCAAGTCAGGCGGCCGTAACAATGTCGGTCGTGTCACTGCGTTCCGTCACGGCGGCGGTCACAAGCGCACGTACCGCATGATCGACTTCAAGCGCCGCAAGTGGGGTGTGGAAGCGACGGTCGAGCGTCTTGAGTACGATCCGAACCGCACCGCGTTCATCGCGCTGATCAAGTACGCCGATGGCGAGCTTGCCTACATCATCGCGCCGCAACGCTTGAAGGTTGGCGACACCGTCGTCGCCGGCGAGAAGGTCGACGTGAAGCCGGGCAACGCGATGCCGCTGAAGGCGATCCCGGTCGGCACGATCATTCACAACATCGAGCTGAAGCCGTTGAAGGGCGCTCAAATGGCGCGTTCGGCCGGCACCTACGCTCAAGTTGTGGGCCGTGACGCTGGCTACGCTCAGATTCGTATGGCCTCGGGCGAAGTGCGCATGGTGCAGGACATCTGCATGGCTACGATCGGCGCTGTGTCGAACCCCGACAACATGAACGAAGTCTGGGGCAAAGCTGGCCGTTCGAAGTGGCTTGGCCGTAAGCCGAGCGTTCGCGGCGTCGCCATGAACCCGGTCGATCACCCGCACGGCGGCGGTGAAGGCAAGACCTCCGGCGGCCGTCACCCTGTTACGCCGTGGGGCAAGAAGACCCGCGGTCCCAAGACCCGCAAAACCAAGCCGTCGGATCGCCTGATCGTCCGTCGTCGTCACTCGAAGAAAGTGAGCTAA
- a CDS encoding 50S ribosomal protein L23, with protein sequence MSALNKHYDTILAPVITEKATLLSEQNKVVFRVPLSATKKDIKEAVEKLFNVKVGAVNTIVRKGKTKFFRGVPGKRSDHKNAVVTLLDGYSIDVTTGL encoded by the coding sequence ATGAGCGCGCTCAACAAGCACTACGACACCATTCTCGCGCCGGTGATCACGGAAAAGGCCACGCTGCTTTCCGAGCAGAATAAGGTCGTCTTCCGCGTGCCGCTCAGCGCGACGAAGAAAGACATCAAGGAAGCCGTTGAAAAGCTGTTCAACGTCAAAGTGGGCGCGGTGAACACCATCGTCCGCAAAGGCAAGACCAAGTTTTTCCGTGGCGTCCCGGGCAAGCGCAGCGACCACAAGAACGCGGTCGTGACCCTGCTCGACGGTTATTCCATCGACGTGACGACGGGGCTCTGA